GGATATCCGTTTGCGGGACCCGCGGCGGCCCGGTCACCATCCCTGGATGGTCAAAAGCCCCTACAGCGACGGCCGCGCGGGAATCGACGCGGAGCTGGTCGAGCGTCTGATCGCGGCACAGTTCCCGCGCTGGAGCGGGCTGCCGGTCCGGCCGGTCGAGGCCGACGGGTGGGACAACCGCACCTACCGGCTCGGCGAGGAGATGACGGTGCGGCTGCCCACCGCCGAGGGCTACGCCCCGGCAGTCGACAAGGAGGACCGATGGCTGCCCCTCCTCGCCCCGGCGCTGCCGGTGCCCGTCCCGCCCGTGCTGGCCAAGGGCGAGCCGGGGGAGGGGTACCCCTTCAGCTGGTCGGTGCGCGGGTGGCTCGACGGGGAGACCGCCCGCCCCGAGCGCGTTGACGACCTGCCGGGGTTCGCCGTCCGGGTGGCGGAGTTCGTCCTGGCCCTCCAGCGGGTGGACGCGACGGACGGGCCGCGTGCGGGGGCGCACAGCTTCTACCGGGGCGCGCCGCCGGGCCACTACGACGGTGAGACCCGGCGCGCGCTGGCCGCGCTGGAGGGACGGATCGACACCGCCCGGGCCGCCGCCGTGTGGGACGCCGCTCTCGCCTCCGCCTGGCAGGGACCCCCCACGTGGTTCCACGGCGACATCGCCCACGGCAACCTGCTGGTACGGGACGGCGAACTGGCCGCCGTCCTCGACTTCGGGACCTGCGGCGTCGGCGACCCCGCCTGCGACCTGGTGATCGCCTGGACGCTGTTCTCGGGCGAGAGCCGCGAGGCGTTCCGCGCGGCCGTCGGCCAGGACGGCGCCATGTGGGCGCGGGCTCGCGGGTGGGGCCTGTGGAAGGCCCTGATCTGCCTGGCCGAACACCTCGACACCGACGCCGAACGAGCCGCCGAGGACCGTCACGTCCTCGACGAAATCCTCACCGACCATGACCACTTCGGGTAGCCCCGGCCCCGTCCGTATGATCACTCCGGACAGCGATGTGAAGCGGAACCGGAGAACATGAAGTGAAGCGGAGCCGGAGAACATGACGCGAGCCCTCGACCGGGAGACGCTCGAAAGGCGGTTCCGTCCGGAGGAACTGGTCACCCTGCCGGAGCGGGCCCTGGCGGGTATCCGGCACGAGCCCAGCCGTGCCTTCCTCCGCAACATCGGGATACCCGTACGCCCCACCCCCTGGTTCGACCTCATCGAGCGCGACGAGCCCGAGTACAAGCGGCTGAGCGACAGCTACGAGGAGGACCTGCGCACGGTCTGGCCCGGGCTGCCCGACGGCGCGGAGAACTGGCTCCTGATCGGCATGATCCCGTACGAGGACTTCGCCCTCGACAGCGGCACCGGAGCCCTCGTCCTGTTCCCCCAGGACCACGACGAGCCCTACGTGCTCAACACGGATCTGGCGTCCTTCGTCCGCTTCCTCTGTCTGCTGGAGGAGGAACGTCCGCACTACGACGAGGACTTCGAGCCGGACGAGGGAGAGGAAGAGGGGGAGGGCGAAGCGGACTGCGTGGGCGCCGCCCGCCGCCTGGCCGCGCGGATGCGTGAGATCGACCCCGCCGCGCTGGAGGTCCCCCACTCCCGCTGGCACGACATCCTGGACTACATCGCCTATCCGGCCGCGCGATAGCCGAGGGCCGCCAGTCGGGCGGTTTCCGCCGCGCTCCGTTTTCCCGCCGGTGACCCGGGGTTACACAGCTGTTCTGACGCGCATCCACCGCGCTCTGTCACCCCGCTGCCCCGCACAGGAGAAAACCATGGCGACCTGCGATGTCTGTGGCAACGACTACGACCTGTCCTTCGAAGTGCGCACGGTCGGCGGCAGCCACACGTTCGACAGCCTCGAATGCGCCGCCCAGAAGCTTGCACCCATTTGCGACCACTGCCAGTGCCGGATCCTGGGGCACGGGCTCCAGGCCGACGGCCAGTTCTTCTGCTGCGCCCACTGCGCCAGGGAGAGCGGAAAGTCGAAGCTGGCCGACCGCGTCTGAGCGACTTGTCGCACTTCGGATTTGACGCCGCACAGCGGGGAACCCCAGGTGACCGAAATCGGAAGCCACAGCGCGAAGCGTCGCGGCGCGTCGGCGCGGAGGCGCGCGCGTCGCAACGAGTGAGGAAGAGACATGGCTGACAAGGACCTCAGCGGCCGTCGGGTGCTGGTGATCGTGACCAACTACGGCGTCGAGCAGGACGAGCTTCTCGTGCCCGTACGTCACCTGCGGGAGGGTGGCGCGGAGGTCGACATCGCCGCCGCCCACGCCGAGCCGGTCAAGACGCTCGTCGGCGACAAGGACCCGGGCGAGACAGCCGAGCCGACGCTCACCCTGTCCGACGCCGACCCCGGCGGCTACGACCTGCTGCTCATCCCCGGCGGCACCCTGAACGCGGACGCGCTGCGCCGGAACGAGTCGGCGATCGACGCCGTCCGCTCCTTCACCACCTCCCACCGGCCGGTC
This sequence is a window from Streptomyces sp. NBC_01775. Protein-coding genes within it:
- a CDS encoding aminoglycoside phosphotransferase family protein, with protein sequence MVKSPYSDGRAGIDAELVERLIAAQFPRWSGLPVRPVEADGWDNRTYRLGEEMTVRLPTAEGYAPAVDKEDRWLPLLAPALPVPVPPVLAKGEPGEGYPFSWSVRGWLDGETARPERVDDLPGFAVRVAEFVLALQRVDATDGPRAGAHSFYRGAPPGHYDGETRRALAALEGRIDTARAAAVWDAALASAWQGPPTWFHGDIAHGNLLVRDGELAAVLDFGTCGVGDPACDLVIAWTLFSGESREAFRAAVGQDGAMWARARGWGLWKALICLAEHLDTDAERAAEDRHVLDEILTDHDHFG
- a CDS encoding type 1 glutamine amidotransferase domain-containing protein, whose translation is MADKDLSGRRVLVIVTNYGVEQDELLVPVRHLREGGAEVDIAAAHAEPVKTLVGDKDPGETAEPTLTLSDADPGGYDLLLIPGGTLNADALRRNESAIDAVRSFTTSHRPVAAICHGAWALVEAGVVGGKTLTSYPSLQTDIRNAGGSWVDKSVVSDDAEEWVLVTSRTPDDLDDFLQEVDEALTGPGS
- a CDS encoding SUKH-4 family immunity protein; this translates as MTRALDRETLERRFRPEELVTLPERALAGIRHEPSRAFLRNIGIPVRPTPWFDLIERDEPEYKRLSDSYEEDLRTVWPGLPDGAENWLLIGMIPYEDFALDSGTGALVLFPQDHDEPYVLNTDLASFVRFLCLLEEERPHYDEDFEPDEGEEEGEGEADCVGAARRLAARMREIDPAALEVPHSRWHDILDYIAYPAAR